The DNA window AAGTTATCGAGATCCCAATTGCTTGGATGCGTTTGCGACAAATGCGACAAATTTTGATGCCCCTGCAACAAAACATCTGTTTGATGAAGTGCGCCCTCCCAGTCGAATTCAAAGGGGGAACTCGACGCCTCGGGCTGTGCTGGCCACGCAGGTCCCGTCACCTCCTGCTCGGGCGTATCGGGAATCCAGACGCCTTCAGCCGCCTGCGGCCAACCACCCTCAGGAGTGAGTGGAAACATGTAGGAATAAGAAGGCTCCGCCGATTCAGCTCTGCTTCCCAGGTCGGGCAACTGCTCGTTAGAAGGACGCATCTGGCGCACTTGCGTCAGCATGTGTTTCATACAATTGTGATAATTTGGTGTCCGGCCATAGGTGAAGATTTTCAAATCGTCATCCAACGTTTGGTCGTGCAAACGCGATGCCATTGGACCCTTTTGGTTCTCCTTTAGCCAAACACTGAATTGTATCAGACGTTCTGATATCTTACTGCCGTAGGATCTCCCGTCAGCGTATTGGTTATCGAGGCCGGACGCCGAAAAAGCAGCTTTAAATTGCTCGCTGAGTTGGTGGTCGACTTCGTGGATATTACGCCTTGTACGCCTTGCCACGATATCCGTCGCTCCGGGAGGGTAAAAGGACTGCAGGTGCTTCAGCGCCGACACTGACCTGCTACTGTTCGCCATACGCGTGTTTACGAAGGCATTGGCGTCATCCATCAAGCTCTGGGAGTGCAGTCTGCCGGTTTCGCACAATCCCTTTTTACCCTGGGCATGCAGCCATGCACTGAACGCGCGCAACGCGCTTGCCTCCCGGTGTTTAGCAGAAAGCGCAGCATTGATGAATTGTGTATCCTCGTCGGGAACCTGATGGCGGGGGTAACCCCCGACCTTTACCGTTCCGTCGGTGGCAACTGCCATGGTACGCAGATAATTCAGTGCTGAGGTCACAAGATTGCGTTTGTTTCCTTGTTGAAAATTCGATGCATCCTGTTCCAGCGCTTCTTTGTCTTTGAAAAGTCGTTCCTCCACACTACCTTTGTTCTGCTGTCTGAGCCAATCGCTAAAACGTATCAATGCGTGGCTGTAAATTCTTGTGGTGGTGAAGTTGCTATCTCCCTTCTCGGCGCCATCTACAAACCGCGCGATGAGTGCCCTGTCGTCTTCATAGGGTGTGTTGGAGCCTGACAACACGGTCCCGTCTCGAATGTCGCCGCTTAGCTTGGCGAACGGGGCTGGCCCACGGGGCAAGGTTGATGGACGATTGGCTGCCGCCCGAGGTGCTTCATGAACTGCGGCGTCTTCAAAAACACGCTGCTGCGCTGTTGCGCCCTGGAGCTCAGGCGCATCAGCAGGCCAAAGCCGAAGATGATGAAAATGACTGTTAGGTTGCAGGTCGTCGCAATCCAACGCGAAGGGAAACCGTATCGATGTGCCGTTCGGGGCCAGAGGTGCGCCCGATGCCGGCGTCGAACGCACAGCAGATGCCTCGGCGCGATGGCGCTTAGTCGGTCGAGCTGCCAGTTCGTTGAGGACGCCGGAGGGCGTTGAGGAAGACGATACTCCGGACGCAACGTTGCCCGCGCCAGCCGGCCGGACAGTGGCCTGCTCTGGCGTGCTTTGATTGGTATGCGTCCAAGGATTGCTGCTCTTGTGGATCTGCATTTTCTTCGCTCCGTTTCGTGATGAAAAAGACGCCTTGTTCCTGGATCTCGCCAAGCTGATGCGGCTCAGGGATATCCGTTGAATACCGACAGCTAAAGTTGGGGCTGGTTTCACGTGTCGGCCGTGCCCGGGATAGCGCGACGCACTACTCCACCTTGCGGAGACGAACATCTGCCGATCGTAAACTCCATGATGCAATAGTCATTCGGGAACACGCCGTTCACCATCGTTCCAGTCGAGCCCAGTGTGATTCTCGTCGAGGGTCAATATCGACGCTTGCGGCATAGCGGTGGAGTGATGCGGCTCTGTCGCTGCTGGATGCATTGCCTGCCAGTCGAATGGAATGTTGGAAATCGACGCCCCGGGCTGGGCGGACAACGAATGCCCCATGAACTGATCAGAAAAGTCATCGAGATCCCAATTGCTTGGATGCTTTTGCGACAAATTTTGATGCCCCTGCAACAAAACATTCGCTTGACGCAGTGCGCCCCCCCCATCGAATTCAAGAGGGGGACTCGACGCAGCGGGCTGGGCTGGCCACGCAGGTCCCGTCACCTCCTGCTCTGGCGTATCGGGAATCCAGACGCCTTCAGCCGCCTGCGGCCAACCACCCTCAGGAGTGAGTGGAAACATGTAGGAATAAGAAGGCTCCGCCGGTTCAGCTCTGCTTCCCAGGCCGGGCAACTGCTCGTCAGGAGGCAACATCGTGCGCACTTGCGTCAGCATGCCTTTCATACACTTGTGGTGATTTGGTGTCTGGCCATAGGTGAAGAGTTTCAAATCGTCATCCAACGTTTGGTCGTGCAAACGCGATGCCATCGGACCCTTTTGGTTCTCCTTTAGCCAAGCGCTGAATCGCATCAGACGCTCTGACAGTATAATGCCATAGGATCTCCCTTTAGCGTATTTTTTATCGCGGCCGGACGCCGAAAAAGCAGCTTTAAATTGCTCGCTGAGTTGGTAGTCGACTTCGTGGATATTACGCCTTTTACGCCTTTTACGCATTTCCACGATATCCGTTGCTCCGGCACAGTAAAAGGCCTGCAGGTAATCCAGCGCCAACACTGACCTGTTACTGCCTGCCATGCCGGTTTTTGAGAAGGCGTGGGCGTCATCCATCAAGGTTTGGGAGTACAGTCTGTCCGTTTCGCACAATCCCTTTTTACCCTGGGCATGAAGCCATGCACTGAACGCCCGCAATCTGGATAAATATTGGTGAGAGATACCAGAACGTGCATCATTGATGAGTTTTTTATCACCTTCAGGAATCACATATCGGTGTTGAGCGGAGATCGTTACCGTTCCGTGGGATTCCACGGAACGCAGATGTTTCAGTGCTGCGATCATATTAGTGCTGCCAGTCTGTTCTTGGAATTTCCTGGCATCGAGTATTAGCTCGTCTTTGAAGAGCCGATCTTGCAGACCACCCTTGTCCTGCTGCTTGAGCCAGGCGCTAAAAACTTCAAAAAGTCTGGAGTAAATTTTTACGGTATTGACGCTGTATTCCCCCTTGGCACCGTCTGAAAATCGCTTGATGAGTGACGTGTCGTCTCGATAAGGCAGACTGGAGTCTGACGACCCGGTCACGCCTTTAATCACGCCTTTGCGCTTACGGCCCGAGGTCGATGGACGATTATCTAGCGCCCGACGTTGTTCATGAACTACGACGTCTTCAAAAGCAGGCTGCTGCGCTGTTGTCCCCTGGGGCCCATGCGCATCCGCGCGCCGAAGTTGGGGATGAGGAACATGCCTGTTGGGGGGCAGGTCGTCGTAATGCAGCGCGAAGGGAAACGGTATCGATGTGCCGTTCGGCGCCAGAAGCTCACCCGATCCCGGCACCGAACGCGCAGCAGATGCCTCGGTGCGACGGAGTTTAGTCGGTCGAGCTGTCAGTTCGCCGAGGACGCCAGAGGGCGCTGCCGACGACGGCATTCCGGCCGGAGCATCGCCCGGGCTCGCCGGCCGGCCAGTCGACTGCTCTGGCAGGCTTTGGTAGGTGCTCTGGGCATGCGTCCGACGATTGCTGCTCTTTGGCCTCACCATTTTTTCGCTCCGCTTCATGATGAAAAAGACGGCTCGTTGCTGGATCTTGTCAAGCTGATGCGGCGCAGGCATAGCCGCTGAACACCGCCAGCTCTCGCGCATTTGCCCCACGCACGAGCTTGCTTTCCATCTGGTCGGAGCGCTGCCGATCCAGCTCTCAAGTAATTATCAAGCATCGTGATCGATCGATCGCACACCCGGTGCGCAGATGGCGAAGCCGTAGCGGGTTTGCCGAACACTAACGTGAGTGTTCAAGGCGCGCGCTGGCACCGTGTGTCGAGCGACGGCTCGGGGTTTGAAGTCATCGGCATGACGACCACACCCGCCCGAACCGGCCCGACCGCGGCAAGACACTGCGGCTGCATCAACCCAACTTCCCAGGCGCAATAGCCGTCAATCCGATGCCAGTGCGATAGGTGCGTTGCGGATCGGCATTGAAGGCGGCACTGGCCGCGTCCAACGCAGAGATCGCCATGCGCGCATTGATGCCAACCACTCTTCTTCGTTTGGCGCTTGCGGCAGCATGCTCAGCGCGATGGCCAACCCGATGGCTAGTGCAGCAGAATTAGCGTGGCCAGGCCAAGGAAGCTCAGGAAGCCCATCACGTCGGTCAGCGTGGTCAATATCACGCCACCGGCCAATGCCGGATCGAAGCCCAGCCGTTTCAAGGTCACCGGCACCAGCACACCGCCAAACGCGGCAGTGAGCATGTTCAAGGTCAGCGCGGTGCCGATCACCAGCGACAGCATCGGTTGTCGGAACCAAGCCAGCACGATCAGGCCCAGTCCCACGCCGAGCACGACGCCGTTGATCAGCGCCACGGTCAGCTCTTTCTTGAGCAGGGTCATCACGTTGGACGAGCCGATCTGGCCCAGCGCCAGACCGCGCACCATCAGCGCCAACACCTGGGTGCCGGCGTTGCCGCCCATGCCGGCGACAATCGGCATCAGCGCCGCAAGCGCCACCAATTTCTCGATCGTGCCTTCGAATCGGCTGACCACGCTGGAGGCAAGGAACGCAGTGCACAGGTTGATGCTCAGCCAGATCAGGCGGCGCCGGAACGCGCGCCGCGCCGGGCTGAACATGTCCTCGTCTTCGTCCAGACCAGCCGCACTCATGGCCTGATGTTCGGCCTGCTCGCGGATGATGTCGACCACGTCATCGATGGTGATGCGGCCGAGCAGGATGTTGTTGTCGTCCACCACCGGCGCGGAGATCCAGTCGTGATCCGAGAAGCGCCGTGCGACTTCGTCGGAGCCATCGCCGACATCGATCGCCGGTTGTTCGTCGTCGATCAATCGATTGACCGGCGTGTTGTCCTCATGCGTGACCAACGCGGCCAGCGACACGCGGCCCAGGTATTGATGACGTCGGCTCACCACGTACAGGTGGTCGGTGTGATCGGGCAACTCGCCGCGCAGCCGCAGATACCGCAGCACCACATCGACATTGAC is part of the Xanthomonas fragariae genome and encodes:
- the mgtE gene encoding magnesium transporter, which produces MAEAVRHDKTARQLRLLSDALDSGRLGPVRRLVNTLAPAEIGNLLESLPPGKREVVWGLVDPEDDGEVLLHVGDEVRESLLADMDTDEIVAAVEDLDIDDLANLVEDLPDTVIDEVLKSMDRENRERLEQVLSYPEDTAGRLMNPDVVTVRADVNVDVVLRYLRLRGELPDHTDHLYVVSRRHQYLGRVSLAALVTHEDNTPVNRLIDDEQPAIDVGDGSDEVARRFSDHDWISAPVVDDNNILLGRITIDDVVDIIREQAEHQAMSAAGLDEDEDMFSPARRAFRRRLIWLSINLCTAFLASSVVSRFEGTIEKLVALAALMPIVAGMGGNAGTQVLALMVRGLALGQIGSSNVMTLLKKELTVALINGVVLGVGLGLIVLAWFRQPMLSLVIGTALTLNMLTAAFGGVLVPVTLKRLGFDPALAGGVILTTLTDVMGFLSFLGLATLILLH